Within the Miscanthus floridulus cultivar M001 chromosome 17, ASM1932011v1, whole genome shotgun sequence genome, the region GCAATAAATCAGCCTGATTGGTGTGGGAACGCCCAAAATTCCAAATTACTAGACAACTATCAAATTCACGGCAAGCTGGTGGGACCGTGGGAGCATGTTCATAATTTGGGGACAGAAGTCTAAGACGCGGTAGGTAACGAGAACCATCACATAAAAACTGCAAGAGGGCATCCTTGTACTAGAGCTGTGATTAAGttgacaactaaacttttgttaTGTAGGAAGTCGACTTTTGAGCACAACTAACGATCATGGTCCCCAAGGATACATGACAGGCTGCCCACTAGAAATGAATCGGCAAAAGTTTCTACCAACCATACAGGCTTACTCATGACTGAAGCTGCAGACAAGAACAGTACAGAAGTAACAGTAGCAACAAAACAAGGAACGCGGTAATTTGAGAGATCAAGCGAAGAGCATATACCCATGTCATCCTCAGTGCTGGACAACGACTGCCTGGTAACCGAGTCATACCCGTACGGGAGCTTGGACAGCACCGACTGCTCCAGATGCTTCTCCATGATCTCGGCGCAACTTGTGACAGAGCAGAGACGAGAAATTCATCCCGATCAGAACCAGGGACAATTTCACAAATTTAGCATAAACAATTGGGTCAACTGCCCCAGCCGCATGGGGGCAGCCAGAAGGTACTGTACCTCTTGGCGAAGCGGCGTTCCTGCTGCGACAGGCGGCTGAGGAGGTCGTCGGACCTGGAGATATGCATCGTGTACTTCTCGATCTGCAGCAGCCACACCAGCAGCGCGATCAGACTGGTGCAACAGTTCTTTTGGGCCACTAATTTTGGTTCAGTTTAGGCAGGGCAGCGCACGAACGAACATGGGGGGTGGGTTGTGAAGTAaccactaaccttctgcaggcGGAGGCGGAGGTAGGAGCGGAGGAGGAAGAGAGTGCGGTCGAGGTCCATCTGGTAGAGCGAGACCACCAGGTCGTCGACGCCGCTGTCAGCGAAGTCGTCGAGCGTCTCCTCCTGGAAACGACACGACACCGGGAGAGGGAACCCCGGTCAGATCCAGAGCCGCAGGAGGGGGGGTGGAGTGGGGGAACGCGATCGAGAAGAAAGACGGAGAGGGAGAAGCGTACGAGGAGCTGGATCTGCTCGCGGACGCGGGACACGAGCGGCGAGTCGAAGCGGAGGATCTCCGGCGCGGCCTTCTCGTTGCGCCACGCCCGCTTGAGCAGCTCCACGTCcgtgaccgccgccgccgccgagtcgTCGTCGTCCCAGGAGGACATCCTCGTGTTCCCCTCGTCTCCCTCTCTCGCTGGTAGATCGGATAGCGATGCGGATGCCGACTAcacggcgggcggcggcgctgTCAATTCTGAATTCTCTGCAGGCGCGGCGGGCGCCGCTTCTGGCGGGAATTTGGGGCGCGCGCGTGGGGAAACCGCGGGAAACTCGCCTTCTCTCTTTTTATTTTTCAGCAAAACCAAAATGGGGCTTAGATTAGTTTGCTACTGGGCCTTTTTTTGGGCCTACTAGGCTGCTTGTGCAGCCGAACCCGGGCCTGTCTTCTCGACCTTTCGTTCCCCACGGTACAGTAGAACAGGGCGACCGACAGACGATTCTGTTTCCGGCGTCGATTTCGCTGGTCCCTTCGCCTCCGGTGGCCGCTTCGATGCCGGAGGAGGAGGGGGGCCGCGGAATCGACGGCCGTTGTACATACCCTCTTCTATTAGCGTTTGTTTAGTTAGGTTAGGGTTTGTGTTCTCCGCATCGAGGGTGTTGTTGATGCGGATCCCAGCTCCGTACCTGTCATACGCGGAGATGGCGTCGGTTTTAGCTTGGTCGCCATTGGTGGTGACCTCCGATGTCGTTGCTGCTGCGGATTCAAGGTACCTTTTGCTTACCCTATGCCCGGTTGGGATGGGGCGGGCCTGTTCTTCTCCCCTAGTTAGGGTTTGTTTACCAACTCGTTGAGAAATCGGGTTGGTGTCTAGTTCCCACCTTCTTTGGTGGTTTTGTTCCTCTTCGGGTTGTGTCGTTCTCCGGTGAGTCGAGGCTGCTGGTGGCCTTTGAGGCGCCAGATCCCTTGTCTCCCGGCGATGTGATGACCGGTTGCCCATCTTCTTCAGCCAAGGCGTTTAGCGAGTATACAACATGTCGGTGTTTTCGGCGTGCGGCTCTTGGTGGCATCAAAAAAAAATTGTGAAGTTCCATCGAGGTCGGCCTCAAGCTGCACTTGGCTCTTGCAAGGACCGAGCTGTAATTTTTGTTTTCTTCATGTGTGGAATGTAAACTTTAAGAAGTCTATGTAATATATATCCCcggtttctaaaaaaaaaactgaacCCGGGCCTCGTCGTCGTCGCGCGTCTTGAAGGTGGGGCCCGCAGGTCACTGTAACAATCCAGTCCTTGTGGCTCTCACCTTTGTTTGGGATCTCCCTCGAACCCCGTAGGCTGGAAATGTCGTGACCTGGGCCGGACAAAAATATCAGGCGCCGGTGGTGGTGGGCTGGTGGTCCACCGTCCACGGCGGCCGCACGCACCCACGGGCCACGGCCCACCGTGTGGGCCCCACCCTCACGAGTGGCCCCGAAAAGGCAACGACCCCCGTCCCCCTCCCGAACTCCGATTCCCGAATCTTGCTCGCGCACcacagaaagaaaaagaaaaaaaaaagaagaaaaagacccAGCTCGGTCCGTCCGCACCCCCAGCTGAAATTCCCCCCTGTCGCTCGTTTTCCACCGCCGGCGGCTGGGCAAAATCGCCCGTTTTTCCCCACGCCACCGTCGCTCCACGCCGCCCCGGCGTCGCCGCCTCCACCCGTTTGCCCCCGGTAGCACCCGCTTTTATCCTCCTCCCCCTCACCCCGCGCGCGCCGCACGCCCGCGCACATCCTCTCGCGCCTCCTATCGTCGCCTCTCGCTGCAGCCGCTAGCAGGGATCGATCGATGGTGGGGGACCTGTCCCTCCtcgccgtcgcctccgcctccccCGTCGTCCTCCCGCCGTCCAAGGTACGCCCGCGGCTCTAGCCCCCGAACCAAAATTCCCGTGCCAGACGAATCGCATCCGAGCTGCCGTCGGTCAATTGCCTGTGCCCGTTGGTCTTTGCCCTGATGGCTTCGCGATGGCTTACCCAGTGGCAGAGGGAGGTGGCTGTTGGCCCCCCAAGGCCCCAACAAGGGAAAATTCACAtttctggctccgccactgggcTTGTGCTTACCAGTTGCGTTCGATTCGCGCTGTGGCCTTTCGGATGATTGTTTTTGCTCGCTGTGGCTTACGGACTTGCGTTGTCACGGTGAACAGGAGCTCCATGGCGTGCTTCCTCTCCAGGGGAAGAGGCCGCAGGACGCCAGCGTGCAGCTCTGCGCGCCGCTGCAGCAGCATCCGCCCCACCATCAAGAGGGGATGCCTTACCACCAGGGCCAGTCCATTCAGATGGTCGTGCCTGGCGCCCATCAGGGACAGGCCCTCCCTGCCGCCTACCAGGCCTTCGCGATGCCCGACACAGCCACACTCATCGACGTTCAAGGTTCATTCATTGTGAATTTGTGATCTACCTATTGTTGTAGCGGCTGCTGGCTTCTCTTGCACACATGGTACCCGCCACTTTACTTAGGAGACTAGGACTTTCCGAATAAAGTGATGTGTGTTAGTACCTTATTATGCAAAGAAAGCTGATTTTTTGTTATATAGAAACAAAAGCTACAACACCCTGCTGAGGAACATTATGCATGGCCTCTtccattttgccaaaaaaaaggGAGGCGTGCAGTTGGTATCGATTCTATGCATACTTAAGCTTGAACACCAACACAAGTAGGATGCTACTTTGTTCCACAATCTAGAATTTATGAGTAGAGTGTTCATGGTTATCTTTTACAGCCTCTGATGGATGACTCCAATCATCTCATATCTCATGTTAATGTCTTTGGAACAGATTCACACCCTGACTCGGTTCAACTTAGCCGTGGGATCGCTGAGCAATGTGCAAGGCAAGAGAAACTCCTCAAGTTTCTGATGTCAGGGTCTGACGTGAAGGAACTTGATGAATCCTTGCTAGCTGAATTCACGGGGCAACAGACTCTAGCAATAAACATGGGAACTCAGCCATATATGCCGGATGATAAGTTATCAATCTCTGAATTAGTGTTGAATGAGCCCCAACACTATCTGCCAGAGAAAGAACTTGTCATCCCTGATCCTCTTCTGCACTTCGTTCAGTCCCATGGCGCTGTTCTTACTATTGATCAAAATGGCCGGGTCCTATTCGCTGGCAATGGTGATGAGATGATAGACTTGCTCTCAGTTTTCCTGGAGTTCAACATGTCTAAACGAGAAACAGGTGGCTGTAAGGCTGCATTTCTTGTTCCATACTTTGAGAGGTAATACTGCAAAACATGATTACTGAATGTTTATCTCTGAACTGCTATTTAGTGGTTGCCTAATTACTTAAGTGCACATAATGTCAGTAAGATTGCAAATGCAAATCATTCTATGTGACTTTGCTTCTGATATGTGGAAGGAATTATTTTTCTGTTAAGTATTGTGTTGGAACTATTAACTCGCTGCGGCTTGCCC harbors:
- the LOC136518552 gene encoding DNA replication complex GINS protein SLD5-like; the protein is MSSWDDDDSAAAAVTDVELLKRAWRNEKAAPEILRFDSPLVSRVREQIQLLEETLDDFADSGVDDLVVSLYQMDLDRTLFLLRSYLRLRLQKIEKYTMHISRSDDLLSRLSQQERRFAKSCAEIMEKHLEQSVLSKLPYGYDSVTRQSLSSTEDDMVPEPQLDTFVFCKTKSDVGAFQLDDIGEEVVDLVADDLYVLRYKSIKGLVEGGRIDLI
- the LOC136518191 gene encoding uncharacterized protein; the encoded protein is MVGDLSLLAVASASPVVLPPSKELHGVLPLQGKRPQDASVQLCAPLQQHPPHHQEGMPYHQGQSIQMVVPGAHQGQALPAAYQAFAMPDTATLIDVQDSHPDSVQLSRGIAEQCARQEKLLKFLMSGSDVKELDESLLAEFTGQQTLAINMGTQPYMPDDKLSISELVLNEPQHYLPEKELVIPDPLLHFVQSHGAVLTIDQNGRVLFAGNGDEMIDLLSVFLEFNMSKRETGGCKAAFLVPYFERKKRSRANSQVSNSKLAATAADVSKSADVNSKSLSKKKRKVKNIKERDLYQRNYTHASEAILSILLDKDKSSSTILSLKKAGPEIIELLTQCSIGIAGTGLAILLSVMCKMATGMRTPFASARLLSTSVGFGLFWLSWAVNGLRDTIASIFRSPNNMNIEDDEVAVKIEKSVNEILFRALTLLAITALKFA